A genome region from Rutidosis leptorrhynchoides isolate AG116_Rl617_1_P2 unplaced genomic scaffold, CSIRO_AGI_Rlap_v1 contig90, whole genome shotgun sequence includes the following:
- the LOC139885256 gene encoding protein ANTAGONIST OF LIKE HETEROCHROMATIN PROTEIN 1 gives MDETFLLMLSNLLHLHSSIDPTNALLSAGGATASSAYTATSPSSPSSLLSSSSAAPILFLTLASLISFFSRSAVNKRKNKKKQSSLSPSPPENAAYSVAAFRALSTDHIWSLEPPLRDAQWRSMYGLSYPVFTTVVEKLKPYITASNLSLPSDYAVAMVLSRLAHGYSAKALAARYSLEPYLISKITNMITRLLATKLYPEIIKIPASRRRLVETTQAFEEITSLPNVCGAIDGTPIKLRRVNSDRNYGNLYKCKYGYDSVLLQVVADHKKVFWDVCVKAPGGEDDGSHFRDSLLCNRLISGDIVWDKVINVRGLPVRPFIVGDWCYPLLSFLMTPFSPNGMGTPAQNLFDGMLMKGRSVVVDAVSLLKGRWKILQNLNVGLSHAPQTIVACCVLHNLCQIAREPEPDPGNWKEPDENGAPARVLESEKQFYYFGESLRQALADDLHQRLSTR, from the coding sequence ATGGATGAGACCTTCCTCTTAATGCTCTCGAATCTCCTACACCTCCACTCCTCCATCGATCCCACCAATGCCCTCCTCTCCGCCGGCGGAGCCACCGCGTCCTCCGCGTATACAGCCACCTCTCCTTCGTCCCCTTCCTCACTGCTCTCATCCTCCTCCGCCGCTCCGATACTCTTCCTGACCCTTGCCTCCCTCATATCCTTCTTCTCGCGATCCGCCGTCAATAAACGCAAAAACAAGAAGAAGCAGTCCTCTCTCTCTCCATCCCCTCCGGAAAACGCCGCGTACTCTGTCGCCGCCTTCCGAGCACTCTCCACCGATCACATCTGGTCATTAGAACCCCCTCTTCGCGATGCGCAGTGGCGATCTATGTATGGTCTGTCTTATCCAGTTTTCACCACCGTCGTCGAGAAGCTCAAACCCTACATCACAGCTTCCAATCTCTCACTGCCGTCCGATTACGCGGTGGCGATGGTGCTTTCTCGGCTAGCTCATGGGTATTCTGCCAAGGCGCTGGCGGCCAGGTATTCGCTTGAGCCTTATTTAATTTCGAAGATTACTAACATGATTACTAGGCTTTTGGCAACTAAGTTGTATCCTGAGATCATTAAGATTCCTGCGAGTAGAAGAAGGTTGGTCGAAACGACCCAGGCATTTGAAGAAATTACATCTCTGCCTAATGTATGTGGAGCTATAGATGGAACCCCGATTAAGCTTCGTAGAGTGAATTCAGATAGGAATTATGGAAATTTGTATAAATGCAAATATGGGTATGATTCAGTTTTGCTTCAGGTTGTAGCTGATCATAAGAAGGTATTCTGGGATGTTTGTGTTAAGGCGCCCGGAGGGGAAGACGATGGCTCTCATTTTAGGGATAGTTTGTTGTGCAATAGGTTGATTTCTGGCGATATCGTCTGGGATAAGGTGATCAATGTCAGAGGTCTCCCTGTGAGGCCTTTTATTGTAGGAGATTGGTGTTACCCTCTTTTATCGTTTTTAATGACACCATTCTCTCCTAATGGGATGGGAACACCTGCACAGAACCTATTCGACGGAATGCTGATGAAAGGAAGGTCTGTGGTGGTGGATGCTGTCTCGTTGCTTAAAGGGCGATggaagattcttcagaatttgaatGTTGGTCTTAGTCATGCACCACAGACAATCGTTGCATGTTGTGTTCTGCATAATTTGTGCCAGATTGCTAGGGAGCCTGAGCCAGATCCAGGGAATTGGAAGGAGCCTGATGAGAATGGTGCTCCGGCTAGGGTTCTTGAGAGCGAGAAACAGTTCTATTATTTTGGAGAAAGCCTGAGGCAAGCTTTGGCCGATGATTTGCACCAAAGGCTTTCGACAAGGTAG